One genomic window of Pseudomonas chlororaphis subsp. piscium includes the following:
- a CDS encoding carboxylate/amino acid/amine transporter, whose product MGYLLFVTLIQAFSFSLIGEYLAGHVDSYFAVLVRVLLAGLVFIPLTRWRQVEPAFMRGMLLIGALQFGVTYVCLYLSFRVLTVPEVLLFTILTPLHVTLIEDALNRRFNPWGLLAALVAVAGAAVIRYDRISPDFFMGFLLLQLANFTYAAGQVLYKHLVARHPSDLPHYRRFGYFYLGALAVVLPAFLLFGKPDFLPEAPLQWAVLLFLGLVSTALGLYWWNKGACLVTGATLAVMNNLHVPVGLLINLLIWNQHEELGRLFLGALVILAAVWISRRGVKTAITATAL is encoded by the coding sequence ATGGGCTATCTACTTTTTGTCACGCTGATCCAGGCGTTTTCCTTCAGCCTGATCGGCGAATACCTGGCCGGGCATGTCGACAGTTATTTCGCGGTGCTGGTCCGGGTGCTGCTGGCCGGGCTGGTGTTCATCCCGCTGACCCGCTGGCGCCAGGTGGAGCCGGCGTTCATGCGCGGCATGCTGCTGATCGGCGCCTTGCAGTTCGGCGTGACCTACGTCTGCCTGTACCTGAGTTTCCGCGTGCTGACGGTGCCGGAGGTGCTGCTGTTCACCATCCTCACGCCGCTGCATGTGACCCTGATCGAGGACGCGCTGAACCGGCGCTTCAACCCCTGGGGCCTGCTGGCGGCGCTGGTGGCGGTGGCCGGGGCGGCGGTGATCCGCTACGACCGCATCAGCCCGGATTTCTTCATGGGCTTCTTGCTGCTGCAACTGGCCAACTTCACCTATGCCGCCGGGCAGGTGTTGTACAAGCACCTGGTGGCGCGCCATCCGAGCGACCTGCCGCATTACCGGCGTTTCGGCTACTTCTACCTGGGGGCGCTGGCGGTGGTGTTGCCGGCCTTCCTGCTGTTCGGCAAGCCGGACTTCCTGCCCGAAGCGCCGTTGCAATGGGCGGTGCTGCTGTTTCTCGGGCTGGTGTCCACCGCGCTGGGGCTGTACTGGTGGAACAAGGGCGCCTGCCTGGTCACTGGCGCGACCCTGGCGGTGATGAACAACCTGCATGTGCCGGTGGGGCTGCTGATCAACCTGTTGATCTGGAACCAGCATGAAGAGCTGGGGCGTCTGTTCCTGGGGGCGTTGGTGATTCTGGCGGCGGTGTGGATCAGCCGTCGCGGCGTAAAAACCGCGATTACCGCCACTGCCCTGTAG
- a CDS encoding mechanosensitive ion channel family protein, which yields MDFKQLWLNVQDLWGALDEHPLLHSSLALVILLVVALLVGRVARYLILHAVKLLGRQPSLHWLNDLRQNKVFHRLAQMTPSLVVQFGLHLVPELSKTSLVFLGNLALAFTILFQVLAISALLNALLDIYARTEHARTRSIKGYVQLAKMVLFVFGAIIIVATLIDRSPLLLLSGLGAMSAVILLVYKDTLLSFVASVQLTSNDMLRVGDWIEMPQVGADGDVVDITLHTVKVQNFDKTIVSIPTWRLMSESFKNWRGMQQSGGRRIKRSLYIDASGVRFINDEEEARLGKVHLLTDYISRKQAELKSWNEAQGNVAAMSANRRRMTNLGTFRAYALAYLKSHPDIQPNMTCMVRQMQTTAQGIPLEIYCFTRTTAWTDYERIQGDIFDYLLAVMPEFGLSLYQQPSGNDLRAGLLPAVLGASHIPEAEKRAL from the coding sequence GCCCTGGTCATCCTGCTGGTGGTGGCCCTGCTCGTCGGACGAGTGGCGCGCTACCTCATCCTGCACGCGGTCAAGCTGCTCGGCCGCCAGCCCTCCCTGCACTGGCTCAACGATCTGCGCCAGAACAAGGTGTTCCATCGCCTGGCGCAGATGACCCCGTCGCTGGTGGTCCAGTTCGGCCTGCACCTGGTGCCGGAGCTGAGCAAGACCAGCCTGGTGTTCCTCGGCAACCTGGCCCTGGCCTTCACCATCCTGTTCCAGGTGCTGGCCATCAGCGCCCTGCTCAACGCCCTGCTGGACATCTACGCCCGTACCGAACACGCGCGCACCCGTTCGATCAAGGGTTATGTGCAGCTGGCGAAGATGGTGCTGTTCGTGTTCGGCGCGATCATCATCGTCGCCACCCTGATCGACCGCTCGCCGCTGCTGCTGTTGTCCGGCCTGGGCGCCATGTCGGCGGTGATCCTGTTGGTCTACAAGGACACCCTGCTGTCGTTCGTCGCCAGCGTGCAGCTGACCAGCAACGACATGCTGCGGGTCGGCGACTGGATCGAAATGCCCCAGGTCGGCGCCGACGGCGATGTGGTGGATATCACCCTGCACACGGTCAAGGTGCAGAACTTCGACAAGACCATTGTCTCGATCCCTACCTGGCGCCTGATGTCCGAGTCGTTCAAGAACTGGCGCGGCATGCAGCAGTCCGGTGGCCGGCGGATCAAGCGCAGCCTGTACATCGACGCCAGTGGCGTGCGCTTCATCAACGATGAGGAAGAGGCGCGCCTGGGCAAGGTCCACCTGCTCACCGACTACATCAGTCGCAAGCAGGCCGAGCTCAAGAGCTGGAACGAAGCCCAGGGCAATGTCGCCGCCATGTCGGCCAACCGCCGCCGCATGACCAACCTGGGGACCTTCCGCGCCTACGCCCTGGCGTACCTGAAGAGCCATCCGGACATCCAGCCGAACATGACCTGCATGGTCCGCCAGATGCAGACCACCGCCCAGGGCATTCCGCTGGAAATCTACTGCTTCACCCGCACCACGGCGTGGACCGACTACGAGCGTATCCAGGGCGATATCTTCGATTACCTGCTGGCGGTGATGCCGGAGTTCGGCCTGAGCCTGTATCAGCAGCCGAGCGGCAACGACCTGCGCGCCGGCCTGCTGCCAGCGGTGCTGGGCGCCAGCCATATCCCCGAGGCGGAAAAACGCGCGCTGTAA
- a CDS encoding FMN-dependent NADH-azoreductase translates to MSRVLIIESSARQQDSVSRQLTQTFIKQWQAAHPGDQITLRDLAVTPVPHLDSNLLGGWMKPAEQRNEIEEASLQRSNELTNELLAADVLVMAAPMYNFAIPSTLKAWLDHVLRAGVTFKYTETGPQGLLNGKRAYVLTARGGIYAGSTADHQEPYLRQVMGFIGIHDVEFIHAEGMNLGGDFQEKGLNQANAKLAQVA, encoded by the coding sequence ATGTCCCGCGTTCTGATCATCGAAAGCAGTGCCCGTCAGCAGGATTCCGTTTCCCGTCAGCTGACCCAGACCTTCATCAAGCAATGGCAAGCGGCCCACCCGGGCGACCAGATCACCCTGCGTGACCTGGCGGTAACCCCGGTGCCGCACCTGGACAGCAACCTGCTGGGCGGCTGGATGAAACCCGCCGAGCAGCGCAACGAGATCGAAGAGGCCTCGCTGCAGCGTTCCAACGAACTGACCAATGAACTGCTGGCCGCCGACGTGCTGGTGATGGCCGCGCCGATGTACAACTTCGCCATTCCGAGCACCCTGAAAGCCTGGCTGGACCACGTGCTGCGCGCCGGTGTGACCTTCAAGTACACCGAAACCGGTCCCCAGGGCCTGCTCAACGGCAAGCGTGCCTATGTGCTGACCGCTCGTGGCGGCATCTACGCCGGCAGCACCGCGGATCACCAGGAACCCTACCTGCGCCAGGTCATGGGTTTCATCGGGATCCACGACGTCGAGTTCATTCACGCCGAAGGCATGAACCTGGGCGGCGACTTCCAGGAGAAGGGCCTGAACCAGGCCAACGCCAAACTGGCCCAGGTCGCCTGA
- a CDS encoding alpha/beta fold hydrolase yields the protein MAYFEHEGCTLHYEEYGHGEPLVLVHGLGSSTQDWEKQIAELSAHYRLILPDVRGHGRSDKPREPYSIAGFSADLVALLEHLKLSRVHLAGLSMGGMIAFQLAVDQPGLLKSLCIVNSAPEVKIRSANDAWQWFKRWSLMRLLSLEAIGIALGGKLFPKPEQGELRQKMAERWAKNDKRAYLASFDAIVGWGVQERLSQVACPTLVISADRDYTPVALKESYVKLLPDGRLVVIADSRHATPLDQPQRFNQTLLEFLTAVDTTTQDH from the coding sequence ATGGCCTATTTCGAACACGAAGGATGCACCCTGCACTACGAGGAATACGGCCATGGCGAACCGCTGGTGCTGGTTCACGGGCTCGGTTCCAGCACCCAGGACTGGGAAAAGCAGATCGCCGAGCTGTCCGCCCACTACCGCCTGATCCTGCCCGACGTGCGCGGCCATGGTCGCTCCGACAAGCCCCGCGAGCCCTACAGCATCGCCGGTTTCAGCGCCGACCTGGTCGCCCTGCTGGAGCACCTGAAGCTTTCGCGGGTGCATCTGGCGGGCCTGTCCATGGGCGGCATGATCGCCTTCCAGCTTGCGGTGGATCAGCCCGGGCTGCTGAAAAGCCTGTGCATCGTCAACAGCGCGCCCGAGGTGAAGATCCGCAGCGCCAACGACGCCTGGCAATGGTTCAAGCGCTGGAGCCTGATGCGCCTGCTCAGCCTCGAAGCCATCGGCATCGCCCTGGGCGGCAAACTGTTCCCCAAGCCGGAGCAGGGCGAGCTGCGGCAAAAGATGGCCGAGCGCTGGGCAAAAAACGACAAACGTGCTTATCTCGCAAGCTTCGATGCCATCGTTGGCTGGGGGGTTCAGGAACGACTTTCGCAAGTCGCCTGTCCAACCCTGGTCATCAGCGCCGACCGTGACTACACCCCGGTCGCACTGAAAGAAAGCTATGTGAAACTGCTGCCCGACGGGCGCCTGGTGGTGATCGCCGATTCGCGTCACGCCACGCCGCTGGACCAGCCGCAACGCTTCAACCAAACCCTGCTCGAGTTTTTAACCGCAGTCGACACCACCACCCAGGATCACTGA
- a CDS encoding LysR family transcriptional regulator: protein MKAPRVTLDQWRTLQAVVDHGGFAQAAEALHRSQSSVSYTVARMQDQLGVPLLRIDGRKAVLTEAGGVLLRRSRQLVKQASQLEDLAHHMEQGWEAEVRLVVDAAYPNARLVRALTAFMPQSRGCRVRLREEVLSGVEEVLLEGVADLAISGFNISGYLGTEMSSVEFVAVAHPEHALHRLNRELNFQDLESQLQVVIRDSGRQQPRDVGWLGAEQRWTVGSLATAATFVGSGLGFAWLPRHMIERELREGLLKVLPLDQGGSRHPTFYLYSNKDKPLGPATQILVELLRTFDTAPLDAPFAAPEQA, encoded by the coding sequence ATGAAAGCGCCCCGCGTTACCCTCGATCAATGGCGGACACTGCAGGCCGTGGTCGACCACGGCGGCTTCGCCCAGGCCGCCGAGGCGCTGCACCGTTCGCAATCTTCTGTCAGCTACACCGTGGCGCGCATGCAGGACCAACTGGGCGTGCCGCTGCTGCGTATCGATGGACGCAAGGCCGTGCTCACCGAGGCCGGCGGCGTATTGCTGCGCCGCTCGCGGCAACTGGTGAAACAGGCCAGCCAATTGGAAGACCTGGCCCACCACATGGAACAGGGCTGGGAAGCCGAAGTGCGCCTGGTGGTGGACGCCGCCTACCCCAACGCGCGCCTGGTCCGTGCCCTGACCGCCTTCATGCCGCAAAGCCGCGGCTGCCGGGTACGCCTGCGCGAGGAAGTGCTGTCGGGGGTCGAAGAGGTGCTGCTCGAAGGCGTGGCCGACCTGGCCATCAGCGGCTTCAATATCTCCGGCTACCTGGGCACGGAAATGAGCTCGGTGGAGTTCGTCGCCGTGGCCCACCCGGAACACGCCCTGCACCGCCTGAACCGCGAGCTGAACTTCCAGGACCTGGAAAGCCAGCTGCAAGTGGTGATCCGCGATTCCGGTCGCCAGCAGCCGCGGGACGTCGGCTGGCTCGGCGCCGAACAGCGCTGGACCGTCGGCAGCCTGGCCACCGCCGCCACCTTCGTCGGCAGCGGCCTGGGCTTTGCCTGGCTGCCGCGCCATATGATCGAACGCGAACTCCGGGAGGGCCTGCTCAAGGTGCTACCGTTGGACCAGGGCGGCAGCCGGCACCCGACCTTCTACCTGTATTCGAACAAGGACAAACCCTTGGGCCCGGCCACGCAGATCCTCGTCGAACTGCTGCGCACCTTCGACACCGCGCCGCTGGACGCACCGTTCGCCGCCCCGGAACAAGCCTGA
- a CDS encoding peptidylprolyl isomerase A has product MLKKIALVAGSVLFAANLMAAQPAKAPHVLLDTSFGKIEVELDPVKAPISSKNFLDYVDSGFYTNTIFHRVIPGFMVQGGGFTPQMVQKETRDPIKNEASNGLHNVRGTLSMARTSNPNSATSQFFINVADNAFLDPGRDAGYAVFAKVVSGMDVVDQIVNSQTTTKQGMQNVPIDPVLIKSAKRID; this is encoded by the coding sequence ATGCTGAAAAAAATCGCCCTCGTCGCCGGCTCCGTTCTGTTCGCTGCCAACCTGATGGCCGCCCAACCGGCCAAGGCGCCTCACGTCCTGCTGGACACCAGCTTCGGCAAGATCGAAGTCGAACTGGACCCGGTCAAGGCCCCGATCTCCAGCAAGAACTTCCTCGACTACGTCGACAGCGGCTTCTACACCAACACCATCTTTCACCGGGTGATCCCGGGCTTCATGGTCCAGGGCGGTGGCTTCACCCCGCAGATGGTGCAGAAGGAAACCCGCGACCCGATCAAGAACGAAGCCAGCAACGGCCTGCATAACGTACGTGGCACCCTGTCCATGGCCCGCACCTCGAACCCGAACTCGGCCACCAGCCAGTTCTTCATCAACGTCGCCGACAACGCCTTCCTCGATCCGGGCCGCGATGCCGGTTACGCGGTGTTCGCCAAAGTGGTGAGCGGCATGGACGTGGTCGACCAGATCGTCAACTCGCAGACCACCACCAAACAAGGCATGCAGAACGTGCCGATCGACCCCGTGCTGATCAAGTCGGCCAAGCGCATCGACTAA